In Diorhabda sublineata isolate icDioSubl1.1 chromosome 4, icDioSubl1.1, whole genome shotgun sequence, a single window of DNA contains:
- the LOC130443052 gene encoding gamma-glutamyl hydrolase-like: MLKSIWILSVFHLCSATNTPVIGILAQPTTEYGFDTFIAASYVKFVELAGATVIPVWTNQSTDYYERVINYTNGLLFPGGDASFVEPGGYGDTSRKLYQLAKKSNDNGNFYPIWATCLGFEVIPYAEIGQDLRVNCSVEVRGWPLEMTKDFKNSSLFENIPERIYQILTTQNVTFNFHSFCLTEEVLKTYGLLSEWHILSTNTDEKGLKYISTMENRKYPIYGVQYHPEKHGFEFAPHYNFPHTADSIAMMQYFGNFFVNEARKNNNTFPSDKIKLNSMIYNYCTKFSGLDDNYYFLMYGFYPNDYISNQLE, from the exons atgttgaaatcaaTTTGGATTCTATCAGTTTTCCATCTATGTAGTGCTACAAATACTCCAGTTATTGGAATATTAGCACAACCCACCACTGAATACGGGTTTGATACATTCATAGCAGCTTCTTACGTTAAATTTGTGGAATTGGCTGGAGCCACAGTGATACCAGTTtg GACTAATCAATCAACAGACTATTATGAAAGAGTGATTAACTATACAAATGG ATTACTCTTTCCGGGAGGTGATGCGTCTTTCGTTGAACCTGGAGGTTATGGAGATACATCGAGAAAATTATACCAACTAGCCAAAAAATCCAATGACAACGGAAATTTTTATCCCATATGGGCTACTTGTTTAGGATTTGAAGTAATTCCTTATGCGGAAATAGGTCAAGATCTTAGAGTCAACTGCTCAGTTGAAGTTAGAGGATGGCCGTTGGAAATGACCAAAG attttaaaaaCAGCAGTCTTTTTGAAAACATACCGGAAAGAATATACCAAATACTAACTACTCAAAATGTCACCTTCAATTTCCATAGTTTTTGTTTGACAGAAGAAGTATTAAAAACATATGGTCTGCTTTCAGAGTGGCATATTTTATCAACTAACACTGACGAAAAGGGTCTAAAGTACATTTCCACGATGGAAAACAGGAAATATCCAATATACGGTGTTCAGTATCATCCGGAAAAACACGGATTCGAATTCGCACCACATTATAACTTTCCACATACTGCAGATAGCATAGCAATGATGcaatattttggtaattttttcgTAAACGAGGCacgaaaaaataacaatacatTTCCTAGTGATAAAATAAAGCTCAATTCtatgatttataattattgtacCAAATTTTCTGGTTTGGATgataattattactttttaatgtACGGATTTTATCCGAATGATTATATAAGTAATcaattagaataa